In Tenrec ecaudatus isolate mTenEca1 chromosome 4, mTenEca1.hap1, whole genome shotgun sequence, a single window of DNA contains:
- the LOC142446834 gene encoding olfactory receptor 52A5-like: MFKLNVTIFMPPLLTLIGIPGLEAVQFWIGIPFCAMYILALFGNSLLLVIIKSERSLHEPMYLFLAMLGATDIALSTCILPKMLGIFWFHLAEIYFEVCLLQMWLIHTFQSIESGILLAMALDRYVAICDPLRHATIFTHQRLTQIGAGVTLRAALLVAPSLILIRCRLRFYRTTVVSHSYCEHMAIVKLAAEDVRINKIYGLFVAFSILGVDLIFITLSYIRIFVTVFNLPQKEARSKAFNTCIAHICVFLEFYLLAFFSFFTHRFGFHIPSYIHILLSNLYLLVPPLLNPLVYGVKTKQIRYRVSRMFYSRDPS; encoded by the coding sequence atgttcaaactcAATGTCACAATCTTCATGCCCCCACTGCTGACACTGATCGGTATTCCTGGCTTGGAAGCTGTGCAGTTCTGGATTGGAATTCCCTTCTGTGCCATGTACATCCTCGCCCTCTTTGGCAATTCCCTGCTTCTTGTCATCATCAAATCCGAGCGAAGCCTCCATGAACCCATGTATCTCTTCCTGGCAATGCTTGGAGCAACTGACATTGCTCTCAGTACGTGCATCCTACCCAAAATGCTAGGAATATTTTGGTTCCATTTAGCAGAGATATACTTTGAAGTCTGTCTCCTGCAAATGTGGCTCATCCACACGTTCCAGTCTATTGAGTCGGGCATTCTGCTGGCCATGGCCCTGGACCGCTATGTGGCAATCTGTGATCCGCTGAGACATGCAACCATTTTTACTCATCAGCGTCTTACTCAGATTGGAGCCGGAGTGACTCTCAGAGCTGCCCTCCTTGTAGCTCCGAGTCTCATCCTCATCAGATGCCGGCTCAGGTTCTACCGCACCACTGTGGTCTCTCACTCCTACTGTGAGCACATGGCCATCGTGAAGTTAGCAGCAGAAGATGTCCGAATCAACAAGATCTATGGTCTCTTTGTGGCTTTTAGTATTCTAGGAGTTGACCTCATCTTCATCACACTCTCCTACATCCGCATATTTGTAACAGTCTTCAACTTGCCTCAAAAGGAAGCAAGATCCAAAGCCTTCAACACCTGCATCGCTCACATCTGCGTCTTCCTGGAGTTTTACCTCTTggctttcttctccttctttacGCATAGGTTTGGGTTCCACATTCCATCCTACATTCACATTCTTCTGTCCAATCTGTATCTACTTGTCCCACCTTTGCTCAACCCTCTAGTTTATGGGGTAAAGACCAAGCAGATTCGATATCGAGTGTCCAGAATGTTCTACTCCAGGGACCCTTCTTGA